CGAACAGCGACTCGCTATCGGCGAAGTCGAACAGGCTGGGCAGGCCGGGGCGGAGCAGTTTTTCCAGGCGACGGGCAAAGTCGCAGGTGATCGACCAGTCGGGCCGCGCCTCTGCGGGCGCTGGCACGGCGCGGCGCACATGGCTGACGCGGCGCTCGGAGTTGGTTACCGTGCCTTCCTTCTCGCCCCAGCTGGCAGCGGGCAGCAGCAGGTCGGCGTAGCGGCAGGTCTCGGTGGTGAAGAAGGCTTCCTGCACCACCACGAAGGGGCAGGCGGCCAGGGCCTCGTGCACCTTGTTCTGGTCGGGCAGGGACTGGGCCGGGTTGGTGCAGGCTATCCACAGTGCCTTGATGCGGCCGTCGTGCACCGCATCGAACAGCTCGATGGCGGGCAGACCGGGCCTCTCCGACAGGGCGTCGACTCCCCAGTAGGCGGCGACTTCGGCGCGGTGTTGGGCATTGCCGGCCTCGCGGTGCCCGGGCAGCAGGTTGCTCAGGCTGCCGGTCTCGCGACCGCCCATGGCGTTAGGCTGGCCGGTCAGGGAAAAGGGACCGGCGCCGGGCCTGCCAATCTGCCCGGTGGCCAGGTGCAGGTTGATCAGGGCGCTGTTCTTGGCGCTGCCAGACGAAGACTGATTGAGCCCCATGCACCACAGCGAGAGGAAGGAGGGCGCTCGGCCGATCAGTTCGACGCAGCGCTGCAGATCGTCCAGGCTGATGCCGCAAAGGTCGGCGGTGACTGCCGGGCTGTAGTCGCGCACCAGCTTCTTCAGTGCCTCGAAGCCTTCTGTGTGGGCGTCGATATAGGCGCGGTCGATCCAGCCTTCCCATAGCAGGATATGCAGGATGCCGTGGAACAGCGCGACGTCGGTGCCGGGCAGGATCGCCAGGTGCAGGTCGGCCAGCTCGCAGGTGTCGGTGCGTCGTGGGTCGATGACGATCACCTTCATCTCCGGGCGGCGGGCCTTGGCTTCTTCCAGGCGACGGAACAACACCGGGTGGGCATAGGCCATGTTGGAGCCGGCGATCAGCAGGCAGTCGCTCTGCTCGATATCCTCGTAGCTGCAGGGCGGGGCGTCGGCACCGAGGCTGCGCTTGTAGCCGACCACCGCCGAGCTCATGCACAGACGCGAGTTGGAGTCGATATTGTTGGTGCCGACCAGGGCACGGGCCAGCTTGTTGAAGGCGTAGTAATCCTCGGTCAGCAGCTGGCCGGAGATGTAGAACGCGACGCTGTCCGGGCCGTGCTCGCGGATGGTCTCGACGAACACTGCAGCAGCGTGATCCAGAGCGCTGTCCCAATCCGTACGCGAACGGGCCAGGTCCTTGCCCAGACGCAGTTCGGGATAGAGTGCACGAGCGTCGAGGTCGCCGGTCAGGTGCAGGGTCGAACCCTTGCTGCACAGCTTGCCGAAGTTGGCCGGGTGGTTGGGATCGCCGGCAACGCCGAGGATCTTCTCGCCGTCGTGCTCGATCAGCACGCCGCAGCCCACGCCGCAGTAGCAGCAGGTGGAGGCGGTGACTTGAGTGGGGGCCATGTTCGGAACTCCTAAAGGCCAATGCGTCCGGCAGCAGGCCGCGAGCCTGCCGCCAGTCGGCTCAGGCGCACTTCGCGGCAGCGTTCAGGGCCAGCAGCACGCGGCCGTTCTCCACGCGGGCGTGGTGCCGGTGGGCGCAGCCGACGTCCGGCGCCACGGCTTCCCCTGATTCCAGCTCGATCTGCCAGTTGTGCAGCGGGCAGGCCACACGCTTGCCGTAGATCAGTCCCTGGGACAGCGGGCCGCCCTTGTGCGGGCAACGATCATCGAGGGCGAAGACCTCGTCTGCAGCGGTGCGGAAGATGGCAATGTCGCCCTTGGGGCCGCTGACGATGCGCGAGCCGAGGACGTTGATTTCGTCCAGGGCGCAGATATCCAGCCAGTTCATACGGTGGCCTCCTCGATTTGCACGACCCTGATGGTGTCGAACTCTTTCTTCAGTTGTGGCGTCTCAAGGCGCTCCTTCCACGGATCCTGTTCGAACGACAGGGCGTAGTGCAGGCGAGCGGCCAGGGCCTTGCGGTTGGCTTCGTTTTCCAGCACCGCCTTCTTGATGTGCTCCATGCCGACGCGCTGCATGTAGTGCACGGTGCGCTCCAGATAGAACGCCTCTTCGCGGTACAGCTGGAGGAAGGCAGCGTTGTATTCGCGCACCTCTTCGGCGGTCTTGACCTTGACGAAGAACTCGGCCACCTCGGTCTTGATCCCGCCATTGCCGCCGATATAGATCTCGAAGCCGGAATCCACACCGATGATGCCGACGTCCTTGATGCCGGCTTCGGCGCAGTTGCGCGGGCAACCGGAGACCGCCAGCTTGACCTTGTGCGGCGACCACATGTTGAACAGGTCGTGCTCCAGATCGATGCCCAGCTGGGTCGAGTTCTGCGTGCCGAAGCGGCAGAACTCGCTGCCCACGCAGGTCTTCACCGTGCGGATGGACTTGCCGTAGGCATGGCCGGAGGGCATGTCCAGATCCTTCCACACACCCGGCAGATCCTCCTTGCGGATGCCCAGTAGGTCGATGCGCTGGCCACCGGTGACCTTGACCATGGGCACCTTGTACTTGTCGGCGACGTCGGCGATGCGGCGCAGCTCGGACGGATTGGTCACGCCGCCCCACATGCGCGGAACCACCGAGTAGGTGCCGTCCTTCTGAATGTTGGCGTGAG
The sequence above is drawn from the Pseudomonas sp. Z8(2022) genome and encodes:
- a CDS encoding nitrate reductase, whose product is MAPTQVTASTCCYCGVGCGVLIEHDGEKILGVAGDPNHPANFGKLCSKGSTLHLTGDLDARALYPELRLGKDLARSRTDWDSALDHAAAVFVETIREHGPDSVAFYISGQLLTEDYYAFNKLARALVGTNNIDSNSRLCMSSAVVGYKRSLGADAPPCSYEDIEQSDCLLIAGSNMAYAHPVLFRRLEEAKARRPEMKVIVIDPRRTDTCELADLHLAILPGTDVALFHGILHILLWEGWIDRAYIDAHTEGFEALKKLVRDYSPAVTADLCGISLDDLQRCVELIGRAPSFLSLWCMGLNQSSSGSAKNSALINLHLATGQIGRPGAGPFSLTGQPNAMGGRETGSLSNLLPGHREAGNAQHRAEVAAYWGVDALSERPGLPAIELFDAVHDGRIKALWIACTNPAQSLPDQNKVHEALAACPFVVVQEAFFTTETCRYADLLLPAASWGEKEGTVTNSERRVSHVRRAVPAPAEARPDWSITCDFARRLEKLLRPGLPSLFDFADSESLFEEYKHLTAQRDLDLSGLSYALLDDQGPQQWPFAPGARQGTARLYADGCFPTASGRALFHADPYRAPQEKRDARYSLTLNTGRLRDQWHGMSRTGTAARLFGHVEAAVLGLHPDELRRRRLQDGDLVKLRSRRGSLILPVQADESVRPGQAWLPMHWGDRFLKGLGTNVLTQPAFDPLSRQPELKHAGVEVDKVELHWQLFALVEGEVQKRFEALRPLFEEFAYASLTLTGRERPALLIRAASAVAPQPELLAQIDQHLRLKDGPVLAYDDPRRTVGKRVRIEQGRIVSIRLAGETAASEWLKNLWQDGQADADLRRWLLAPLSMPPGNVGTNARSKTLCNCLNISESAVCAGIERGLDLNGLKQELKCGTSCGSCVPEIKRLLASQPIVANA
- the nirD gene encoding nitrite reductase small subunit NirD, translated to MNWLDICALDEINVLGSRIVSGPKGDIAIFRTAADEVFALDDRCPHKGGPLSQGLIYGKRVACPLHNWQIELESGEAVAPDVGCAHRHHARVENGRVLLALNAAAKCA